The genomic interval ttaggtgaacaataggtaagtaaagaaataaaaacaaaagtaaaaagacaatgaaaaataacagaagcgaggctatatacagtagcgaggctataacagtagcgaggctatatacaggcaccagttagtcgggctgattgaggtagtatgtacatgtagatatggttaaagtgactatgcatatatgataaacagagagtagcagtagcgtaaaagagaggttggcgggtggcgggacacaatgcagatagcccagttagctaatgtgcgggggcactggttggtcgggtcAACTGAGGTAGTTTGTACATCAATgtataattaaagtgactatgcatgtataacaaacagagagtagcagcagcgtaaaaaaggggTTGGggaggcacacaatgcaaatagtccgggtagccatttgattacctgttcaggagtcttatggattggggttaaaaactgttgagaagccattttgtcctagacttggcactccggcaccgcttgccatgcggtagtagagagaacagtctatggcaggcgtggctggggtctttgaccatttttaggaccTTTCTTTGACAGCGCCTGgtgcagaggtcctggatggcaggcagcttagccccagtgatgtactgggcactaccctctgtagtaccttgcggtcggaggccgagcagttgccgtaccaggcagtgatgcaaccagtcaggatgctctcgatgttgcagctggagaaccttttgaggatctgaggacccatgccaatttttttttgtgcaatcttcacaactgtcttggtgtttggaccattctagtttgttggtgatgtggacaccaaggaacttgaagctctcaacctgctccactacagcccctgtCGATAAGAAATGggtgcgtgctcggtcctccttttcctgtagtccacattcatctcctttgtcttgatcacgttgagggagaggttgttattctggcaccacacggccaggtctctgacctcctccctataggctgtctcgtcgttgtcagtgatcaggcctaccactgatgtGTCGTCTgcgaacttaatgatggtgttggagtcgtgcctggccatgcagtcgtgggtgaaaagggagtacaggagtggactgagcacgcacccctgaggggctccagtgttgaggatcagcgtggcagatgtgttgctacctaacctcaccacctgggggcgtcccgtcaggaagtccaggatccagttgcagagggaggtgtttagtcagttataaattattctgtcctagttaaaaacaagttatcatccaatagactttgattaaatttccaatatcctcgcccacatgGAAATtttgtaagagtaatatatatggcaattatgtgatggtccgaccgcattctgtcccctaacatgtttatgttaatgaacggtcaattaccatgagaccagcagtcttttgcatgacaataaccgtctGACAAAATGTAATGGACGCCACAGCCCTAATTAAGCCTGCATATTACAGTGGCATATTGCTGGTTGAGCGTGTTACCTGTAGCTCTTGGACCCAGGAGCAGTGCCAGTAAGACATGTTGCACCATTTGACAAAGAACTGCCTCTCTGGTCGGCCGGCCAATGGGACAGGGTCTGGGGCCTCGGCTGGGAGGTCCAGGGGGCGGAGCACAGGTGTAGGGGGCGGAGGTTCACCCCACTTCCAGGTCAGAACCTTCTGGACCTTACCCTTCATGCCCGGGCACTGAGGGAAATTCAGGAACAATCAGATATACATTCACAAAGAAATAGCTTGTGTAGAAAATACCTTCTTTGTCAATCATGTCAACACTACATATTGCATTTATATCTGCAATCTTCCGTcattatacatttaaaaaacaatgcCAGCATATACGAGGAGAGATCGGAAACAAGAGTTAAATTGCAGCTGTATAGCTGACTCAACTCAAATCAAGAATTCCATATGATGTAGGTGTAGCCACCCACACATgtataacagaacatgttctcttTAATAATCATGTACATCCAACACCCATACGTTGagattcattctctctctctctcacagacatacacatacacagggTGGCAGGGCTCACCATGCAGCGTGGGCAGATCCATTCCCCGTTGGGTATCTCGGGGAGGGGGGGGTTGAGACAGTGGATGTGGTAGGAGGAGGTACAGGTGTCACAGCACAGCAGCTCTCCTCCATCCTTACACACCCTGCAGAACTCTATGTGAtggtcatcctcctcctctacccatccctcatccctccccacctcctcgtcctccccctctccctcagacAGCTCCTCTCTGGCCTCCCACTGGatcccctctttctcctgcagggagggaggaacaaaaagagagtgggaggagagagcGGGGGGGGGACAAGAATGTGGGAGGGGTGTGGCGGAAGGGGTAGTGAGAGTGCAGGAAGgggagtgaggagggagagggaggaggtgggggggtgTTGAGAGGAAATGGTAAGAGAGGGGAGTGGAATGATGGAGGGGAAGCGAGAGTGGGGGAAAGGGGGAGGTGATGAAGgacaaagggaaggagagagaaagataggagtgaaagagagaaggacCAGGACAGAAAAAGGTCAACATCAAAAATAGGATATCACACCAATCTTTAGTCATTAAAGagaaaatacatacagtatatactagcAATATGGTGTTAACTCTACCTAGCCATGGGTTGGACTATGGGCCAACTTCAGACTGGGTACATTGTGTACTTACACAGTGGGGGCAGCTCCACTTGCCCTCGGGGGCCTTCTCCATGTCGGGGTCCAGACAGACCATGTGGTAGGCCCTGGGACAGGTGTCACACAGGATGATCTCCCCTCCCTGCTGGCACACCTCACAGTAGTCCTGGTGGTCTGTCTCATAGCCGTCACCATCCTCCTCAACTGGGATGGGAAGAGGAGGagttaggagggagggagatggtacaTGATGATGTTCCTGTTAAAAACATCTAATATTATCAGAGGATTGGCTGAGAGCCAGGTCCTTGGTTTCAGCCCAGAGCAACTACATCTGATTCCTCTAGTCACACAATCATCAGCAACACAATTAGTTGAATCAAGTGTGTTAGTGCTggactggaacaaaagcctgcaccccctatagctcTCCTGATCTAAGGTATGTGACTGACCACTAGTCTACATGCTATAGCCCAAGCTAGACACCTCCATTACATAGAATAAGAGGTCAAGAGATGACAGTTGCGCTCCCATGCCaacctttcttcttcttcttggcggTCTTGACCTTCTTCTTGGAGCGGCTGCTGTGGCTGTTGTTGCCGTCCGACACTTCAAAGATCCCGTCGTCAAAGTCACTCTCCACGTCAAGCTCATCCTCCTCACTCTGACAacacagggaaagagagacaaagatacAATGATAGAATTGTGGGACAGAAGTATGGCAAGGCTTACTGCATATCAGTTGATTCTCAGACAAGTTAGTGTTCTTACCGAGGATCTCTTCCTCTTGCTGTTGAAGCCTCCCAGTTTGATCTTGAGCGGAGCCACCTTCTTGGCTTTGGGCTTGGGGGCAGGCTTAGGGTTGGGCTTGGACCTCCTGCGAGCATTGGGTCCTGCAGAGGGAGATGGAGTTCAATTATTCCCTTATTCTACAATGAATAGCCAACAATAATATTTTACATGGTCCCTCCATCTGCATTCCTTTAACTTGTTCCTCACCTTTGCCctctttggtcttggccttgCGGAGTGGGGGTGCAGGCACAGCGGGTACAGCTACAGGTACGGAAGCGGGTGTAGCTGGAGGGGAGTCTTTAGTGGCACTACCCCCCGCCCCTGTATCCcctcctgccaccaccatgctttccACGGCCGCAGCCACGTTGGCAGCTGCCAGGGCTGCGTTGGCACTGGCACAGCCCTACAGAGGGTTAGACAAGGCAGGATGGAAATCAGGACCGTTGCTATAAAGAACATGCAATCATAGTCAAAATAcatttgtaatgtattgtattagCAATGTTATGTTATGTAATAGCAATGTAATGTCATGTTATAGCAATGTAATGTAATAGCAATGCCTTGTATTGGGTTGTGTTACCTTCAGAGGGTTGTTGGTGCTGAACTCCCTCCACTTGGCCATCATCAGAGTCATCATCCTGGACACAGCGATCTTGGGGTTCTTGGCTGCGATGAGGGGTCTGGGGAAGTGAGGCCAAAGGAGTGGCAGAGGTTAAGTTTGGGGCACTCTACGGGGAGCCAGCAGAAAGCGGATGTTTGCGGTTTTCAGGGATACAGTATTTTCAACATAACTCCCATTTGCTCTGAAAAACAGATGTGGGGACTCCATTCAAGCGTCTTTTTACGCCTGCTGTTGGTTTAAGTTCGGGGTAGAAGTAGGGGCAGTTTCAGACTGGTCGTAGCTTGCTCAGTCACACACAGATATGAAGTAACTTTCTCCCCCGATCCACAAACGCTGTGCTACCCAGGTGAAGTGGTACGGAAATGTGCTACAGTGGAAACAGAAGGAGAAAGTAGAAAACATGAGATGTGAGAGAGGTGTGTTAACCTGACAAACTGGCTGAAGGCCTTGTAgttggtgatggtggtgtagTCCTTCTGAGTGAAGACATGGTCGATGTCTTTCATGCCCCAGTCCTCCAGCAGCTGAGTCGAGCTCTTGGGCTCCTGGAGAGGGGGCGGAGTGAGGATATCATTACATTCAGGGTCACTGAGCTAACAGGGTCATTAAGTGGATTGCAGGGGCTGCTTCAAATCCAAACAGAGAACAGCTCCAACGTCTCCCTTGTTCACCCCACCCGCACCACCCACATCCTCTTAGCCTTCATCCTCACCTGGctatcttcatcatcatcttcatcttCATCTTTCTCTAGTTCTGGTTCTTTGCGTTTACTCTTGGAGCTGGATGAGCCTccacctttctccttctctccactcgtccctcctcccttcttcttGTCTTTGGAGGAGCTGGAGCGCTTCTTCTTCTTCCCCCTCGGGGCGTAATCACTTCCCTCGCTTTCTGACCtggctctacctcctcctccctcttcctcctccctcgcTACTTGCTCTACTGCTAAGAAGGGTTCTGGTGAGCTGACTGGCACCTCCTGAGAGGAAACAAAATGAGTCAACATAGATGCAAATATGAAGAAAGAAATCTCACAAATGCTGAAAATGTATACTAAGGACAGGTCAAAAGGGTCAAAGGCTAGGGGCTAtctgtattgttattattatactTCAAAATGGATTCTTCCCTCCCAACTTCCTTGGAGAAATCCCTGAAATCAGGGACTAGGATACTGCATGTAAGGAAGGATGATGCCCATCCTACCTCTCTGACAGGTCTTGGTCTCTTGTTGATCCTGCTCTCACGGCTCTTCTTggctttcttcttcttctttgactTGGTGGGGACCTCGACGTCAGACACAGCCTCTTGTGGTTCCTCCTCATCTGCCGATGGAAAGGGTACAAAAATTGATTGAATAAAATGCGTAATTGATTGAGAAAATTACGAGATAATTATATTCATAAAAATATATTCATAAATTACCGAGGGATTTGTATACAATTCTAAAACTGTCAACTCCAGACAAGCTTTATTGACAGTGTTTTGGATACATTTTGATATAAAGAACGCACTGCACGCCAGTTGCCAGTACATTACCAAACAGAGGCATGACTCGTGTGACTGCCAGCAAATGGTCTTGGACGCAACTTCTAACAACAACACGCATGCATTGACAGTGTAAATATTTACGCACTCTCTattggtagctagctaacgtgctATCAAGTTTGCCAACTAGCGTAGAAGCAAAACATTCGGCTAGCTAGCGAACTGGGCTGCCTAATGTAAATTGTCACGACTAGTAACCAGACTAGAGTAGCTAGCAaatcagctagctaactagctaatgtaACGTTAACTAACGTTACCAACCTGCTCTGAAAAAATTGATTGCTGTCTTACCATGTGCAAGTGCCGTAGGTTCCAAGTCTTCCCTCTCGTCCTCGCTTCCCGACATATTTCAATAATAATGAATTTAAATTAAAAGCGAGCTAATCCCTCCAAAGAACCCTGCCCGATCTTGTGAGGGAGGAGGGCAAATGACGTGTGGGTGGTGGAGAATGGAACGGGGGTGTCCTGGGTAGGGGAGGGTCGctgtaagaagaaaaaaaaaccttTGCTTGAATTAGCAATCCTATTGGTATTTCTCGAATAATAAGAAGTATTTATTACAGTGACAGGTCACGGTGTGACATGTTAACTATCTTATTACATCGAAAAACATTTGTTTTCAATTGGCATGCCTGTCCACACCGCACAGGAAGCTGTAGCAATGGACACCCGTCAATCATCGTGTATTGAATAGAAAGGTACATTATAGTACTCTCTGAAATACTGCCCCACTCGCGATACAAACTCAATTTAGGCAAACTTACAGTTACAGTCAGGGTTCAAGTGAAACCCCTAAGACTTGTGAGAAACTTACTGTAGTCCCTGTTAGAGATGGGTTTCCTTCGTGTAATAATTGTCTCTCAGCAATTGTATTAGTCTTTAATATAAATTAATGAGCAACAATATCCAGTCAAATATGTCGTTAATGACCCCACAAAACACGTTGCACACTCcgtcccccttctctccccaagcCTCAGTGGCTAGCAGAGCTTAGCTAACATCCTCGCGGACGCACAAAGGGC from Salvelinus alpinus unplaced genomic scaffold, SLU_Salpinus.1 scaffold_212, whole genome shotgun sequence carries:
- the LOC139567321 gene encoding chromodomain-helicase-DNA-binding protein 4-like isoform X1 — encoded protein: MSGSEDEREDLEPTALAHDEEEPQEAVSDVEVPTKSKKKKKAKKSRESRINKRPRPVREEVPVSSPEPFLAVEQVAREEEEGGGGRARSESEGSDYAPRGKKKKRSSSSKDKKKGGGTSGEKEKGGGSSSSKSKRKEPELEKDEDEDDDEDSQEPKSSTQLLEDWGMKDIDHVFTQKDYTTITNYKAFSQFVRPLIAAKNPKIAVSRMMTLMMAKWREFSTNNPLKGCASANAALAAANVAAAVESMVVAGGDTGAGGSATKDSPPATPASVPVAVPAVPAPPLRKAKTKEGKGPNARRRSKPNPKPAPKPKAKKVAPLKIKLGGFNSKRKRSSSEEDELDVESDFDDGIFEVSDGNNSHSSRSKKKVKTAKKKKKVEEDGDGYETDHQDYCEVCQQGGEIILCDTCPRAYHMVCLDPDMEKAPEGKWSCPHCEKEGIQWEAREELSEGEGEDEEVGRDEGWVEEEDDHHIEFCRVCKDGGELLCCDTCTSSYHIHCLNPPLPEIPNGEWICPRCMCPGMKGKVQKVLTWKWGEPPPPTPVLRPLDLPAEAPDPVPLAGRPERQFFVKWCNMSYWHCSWVQELQLELNCQVMFRNYQRKTDMDEPPLVDFGGEGDDDKSTKRKNKDPLYVHMEEEFYRYGVKMEWLMIHRILNHSVDKKNNVHFLIKWRDLAYDQASWESEEMDIPEYDQYKQTYWNHRELMLGDEGRPGKKLKKIAKVKKSEKPPANPVVDPTIKFDHQPDYLDTTRGTLHPYQLEGLNWLRFSWAQATDTILADEMGLGKTVQTAVFLYSLYKEVCC
- the LOC139567321 gene encoding chromodomain-helicase-DNA-binding protein 4-like isoform X2; the encoded protein is MSGSEDEREDLEPTALAHDEEEPQEAVSDVEVPTKSKKKKKAKKSRESRINKRPRPVREEVPVSSPEPFLAVEQVAREEEEGGGGRARSESEGSDYAPRGKKKKRSSSSKDKKKGGGTSGEKEKGGGSSSSKSKRKEPELEKDEDEDDDEDSQEPKSSTQLLEDWGMKDIDHVFTQKDYTTITNYKAFSQFVRPLIAAKNPKIAVSRMMTLMMAKWREFSTNNPLKGCASANAALAAANVAAAVESMVVAGGDTGAGGSATKDSPPATPASVPVAVPAVPAPPLRKAKTKEGKGPNARRRSKPNPKPAPKPKAKKVAPLKIKLGGFNSKRKRSSSEEDELDVESDFDDGIFEVSDGNNSHSSRSKKKVKTAKKKKKVEEDGDGYETDHQDYCEVCQQGGEIILCDTCPRAYHMVCLDPDMEKAPEGKWSCPHCEKEGIQWEAREELSEGEGEDEEVGRDEGWVEEEDDHHIEFCRVCKDGGELLCCDTCTSSYHIHCLNPPLPEIPNGEWICPRCMCPGMKGKVQKVLTWKWGEPPPPTPVLRPLDLPAEAPDPVPLAGRPERQFFVKWCNMSYWHCSWVQELQVVRLGSNTSATLILNTGAPQGCVLSPLLYSLFTHDCMARHDSNTIIKFADDTSVVGLITDNDETAYREEVRDLAVWCQNNNLSLNVIKTKEMNVDYRKRRTEHAPISYRQGL